The Lujinxingia vulgaris genome contains a region encoding:
- a CDS encoding site-2 protease family protein: MRIRQSQGPSWKLATFAGHTIFIEVWFLALVAFFVFSGLKSAEQLPYQLMWAPILFFGVLLHELGHAAAFKKSGFGTSTIVLQGMGGVAINHRANPNPNQGIFIALAGPAATLLIALVSFGGLMALNALAPADSWPLLRHLLRLSAIVNTFWLVFNLLPIFPMDGGQALFHFLRRSRPQRQALATTAKVAIGALIITGAIALYALQGGILIFLILGYFAYTNWQLLEQTRSA; the protein is encoded by the coding sequence ATGCGTATCCGTCAATCCCAGGGCCCCAGCTGGAAGCTCGCGACCTTCGCCGGCCACACCATCTTCATTGAGGTCTGGTTTCTCGCGCTCGTCGCCTTCTTTGTCTTCTCCGGACTGAAATCCGCCGAGCAGCTCCCCTACCAGCTGATGTGGGCGCCCATCCTCTTCTTCGGCGTGCTCCTCCATGAGCTCGGCCACGCCGCCGCCTTCAAAAAGAGCGGCTTTGGCACCTCCACCATCGTGCTTCAGGGCATGGGCGGGGTCGCCATCAACCACCGCGCCAACCCCAACCCCAACCAGGGCATCTTCATCGCCCTGGCCGGCCCGGCGGCCACGCTTCTCATCGCCCTGGTGTCGTTCGGGGGCCTGATGGCGCTTAACGCCCTGGCCCCGGCCGACTCCTGGCCGCTCCTGCGCCACCTTTTGCGCCTCTCAGCCATCGTCAACACCTTCTGGCTCGTCTTTAACCTCCTGCCCATCTTCCCGATGGACGGCGGCCAGGCCCTCTTTCACTTTCTGCGCCGCTCCAGGCCCCAGCGCCAGGCCCTGGCCACCACCGCAAAAGTCGCCATCGGCGCCCTGATCATCACCGGCGCCATCGCCCTCTACGCCCTTCAGGGCGGCATCCTCATCTTTTTGATCCTCGGCTACTTCGCCTACACCAACTGGCAGCTCCTCGAACAAACCCGCAGCGCGTAA
- a CDS encoding response regulator: MITSKKVAVLDDEPLIGDIVSRALSRQWEVSVFERPSQALEALEGGERYAAFLCDMMMPERTGMEVYEEIRRRWPEQAERVVIMSGISHRDRAGEMVREAGVRLVQKPFDLKGLRQVVEEVAAGASAAGAGERGALRR; the protein is encoded by the coding sequence ATGATCACATCAAAGAAGGTGGCGGTGCTCGATGATGAGCCGCTGATCGGGGACATCGTCTCGCGGGCGCTCAGTCGGCAGTGGGAGGTCAGCGTTTTTGAGCGCCCCTCCCAGGCGCTGGAAGCGCTGGAGGGGGGGGAGCGCTACGCGGCGTTTCTATGCGATATGATGATGCCCGAGCGCACGGGGATGGAGGTCTACGAGGAGATCCGCCGGCGCTGGCCGGAGCAGGCGGAGCGGGTGGTGATCATGAGCGGGATCAGCCACCGCGACCGAGCTGGCGAGATGGTGCGCGAGGCGGGGGTGAGGCTTGTTCAAAAACCCTTTGATTTGAAGGGTTTGAGGCAGGTGGTGGAGGAGGTTGCCGCCGGGGCTTCGGCGGCAGGCGCCGGTGAAAGGGGCGCGCTTCGGCGCTAG
- a CDS encoding M20 metallopeptidase family protein, with protein MNAPSPELLDRLTDTLRANTDRLIELRRFLHTHPELSQHEFETTAHMVKRVEELGFETFVRPEGTGFYADLTPVDFDPALHPTVAIRSDIDALPIEELNDIPYKSQNPGVMHACGHDVHMATVFGSGLSLLELKDQLPGRLRLIFQHAEETVPGGATEMVDFGAIDHVDAILGLHCDPERPIGEIGVRPGPFTASFDLFEIKIEGKGGHGARPHQCTDPIFIATQVANALYQLPAHNFDARIPAVITLGTFQAGIAANVIPETASLSGSIRTISPEHRDELDDLLRRTIGGICLAHGASYELKLTRGAPAIHNDPYITSIISEVATDILGEEGVQRIPLPSMGGEDFSVYCERIPGAMFRLGTGAQAPRNFLHSPHFNIDERAINAGASILARAALRLLHEKAIEKKTDRMVQPL; from the coding sequence ATGAACGCCCCCTCCCCCGAACTTCTCGATCGTCTCACCGATACCCTGCGCGCCAACACCGATCGCCTCATTGAGCTGCGCCGCTTCCTGCACACCCACCCCGAGCTCAGCCAGCATGAGTTTGAGACGACCGCGCATATGGTCAAACGTGTCGAAGAGCTGGGCTTTGAGACCTTCGTGCGCCCCGAGGGCACCGGCTTCTACGCCGACCTGACGCCTGTGGACTTCGATCCGGCGCTCCACCCCACCGTCGCCATCCGCTCCGACATCGACGCGCTTCCCATCGAGGAGCTCAACGACATCCCCTACAAGTCGCAAAACCCGGGGGTGATGCACGCCTGCGGTCACGATGTGCATATGGCCACTGTGTTCGGCAGCGGGCTCAGCCTGCTCGAGCTCAAAGATCAGCTGCCCGGCCGCCTGCGCCTGATCTTCCAGCATGCCGAAGAGACCGTGCCCGGCGGTGCCACCGAGATGGTGGATTTCGGGGCCATCGACCACGTCGACGCCATCCTCGGCCTGCACTGCGACCCGGAGCGCCCCATCGGGGAGATCGGCGTGCGCCCCGGCCCCTTTACCGCCTCCTTTGACCTTTTTGAGATCAAGATCGAAGGCAAAGGCGGCCACGGCGCTCGCCCCCACCAGTGCACCGACCCGATCTTCATCGCCACCCAGGTGGCCAACGCCCTCTACCAGCTGCCCGCCCACAACTTCGACGCGCGCATCCCGGCGGTGATTACCCTGGGCACCTTCCAGGCCGGCATCGCCGCCAACGTCATCCCCGAGACCGCCTCGCTCTCCGGCTCCATCCGCACCATCTCGCCGGAGCACCGCGATGAGCTCGACGATCTGCTGCGACGCACCATCGGCGGCATCTGCCTGGCCCACGGCGCCTCTTACGAGCTCAAGCTCACCCGCGGCGCCCCGGCCATTCATAACGACCCGTACATCACCTCGATCATCAGCGAGGTCGCCACCGACATCCTCGGCGAAGAGGGCGTCCAGCGCATTCCCCTGCCCTCGATGGGGGGCGAAGATTTTTCGGTGTACTGCGAGCGCATCCCCGGCGCGATGTTCCGACTGGGCACCGGCGCGCAGGCTCCCCGCAACTTCCTGCACTCCCCGCACTTCAACATCGATGAGCGCGCCATCAACGCCGGCGCTTCAATTCTGGCCCGCGCCGCGCTGCGACTTCTGCACGAAAAAGCCATCGAGAAGAAGACCGACCGCATGGTCCAGCCCCTCTGA
- a CDS encoding DUF6503 family protein: protein MRHLLVLNLITLLGLSTAACDAPTAEQRTEAPAEPASAPPADPAPPEEERAAPDPHWVESRVADAHERLADSEPGQLLRKSIDAHGGLQNFFNKGPLHFRFNYRPLDGDPRDTRQLVDTWSSRAAHTLSESPEVAFGWDGENAWIAPQDAETPFNARFWALTPYYFVALPFVLADPGVILTREDDATYNDQTYHLIRATYEPGTGDAPDDFYVLYIHPESFEVHAIRYIVSYPGFFPEGGHSPERFMTYEDQKTIEGITLATSHKTFTFEDGEPGEHITTTEVTELRFEPDAPLSAILPPENARTLEGF, encoded by the coding sequence ATGCGTCATCTTCTGGTTCTCAACCTGATCACCCTTTTAGGTTTGTCCACCGCAGCTTGCGACGCGCCAACCGCCGAGCAGCGCACCGAAGCCCCCGCCGAGCCCGCATCAGCGCCCCCCGCCGACCCGGCACCTCCCGAAGAAGAGCGCGCCGCCCCCGATCCCCACTGGGTCGAATCCCGCGTCGCCGACGCCCACGAGCGACTCGCCGACTCCGAACCCGGCCAGCTCCTCCGAAAGTCCATCGACGCCCACGGCGGCCTGCAGAACTTCTTCAACAAAGGCCCGCTGCACTTCCGCTTTAACTACCGCCCCCTCGACGGCGACCCGCGCGACACCCGCCAGCTCGTCGACACCTGGTCATCCCGCGCCGCCCACACCCTCTCCGAATCCCCCGAGGTCGCCTTTGGCTGGGACGGCGAAAACGCCTGGATCGCCCCACAGGATGCCGAGACGCCTTTCAACGCCCGCTTCTGGGCGCTGACCCCCTATTATTTCGTGGCGCTCCCCTTCGTGCTGGCCGACCCCGGCGTCATCCTCACCCGGGAAGACGACGCCACCTACAACGACCAGACCTACCACCTCATCCGCGCCACCTACGAGCCCGGCACCGGCGACGCCCCCGACGACTTCTACGTCCTCTACATCCACCCCGAATCCTTCGAGGTCCACGCCATCCGCTACATCGTCTCCTACCCGGGCTTTTTCCCCGAGGGCGGCCACTCCCCGGAGCGTTTTATGACCTACGAGGATCAAAAAACCATCGAAGGCATCACGCTGGCCACGTCCCACAAAACCTTTACCTTCGAGGATGGCGAGCCCGGCGAGCACATCACCACCACCGAGGTCACCGAGCTTCGCTTTGAGCCCGACGCGCCCCTCTCCGCCATCCTCCCCCCCGAAAACGCCCGCACCCTCGAAGGTTTTTAA
- a CDS encoding GNAT family N-acetyltransferase gives MVKITYLSDHLGAEEPAAEELSTEELAEMKKVARWHQEEWAHLSPDKTVGTRVEELRESAVKEGLPLTLVAVEEDAIVGTISLAEEDLSTHPEFSPWLSTVYVDASQRGQGIGSRLVQRVEEVAAAQGVEELYLYTPDQAPLYERLGWEVVSVETYRGEEVTVMRRDLVEIVEEGGRGWLQVEQPAAQ, from the coding sequence ATGGTCAAAATCACCTATCTTTCGGACCACCTGGGGGCGGAAGAGCCTGCTGCCGAGGAGCTCAGCACCGAGGAGCTCGCTGAGATGAAAAAAGTCGCGCGCTGGCATCAGGAAGAGTGGGCGCACCTGAGCCCCGACAAGACGGTGGGCACGCGCGTAGAAGAGCTGCGTGAGAGCGCGGTCAAAGAGGGCTTGCCGCTGACGCTGGTGGCCGTCGAAGAAGACGCCATCGTGGGCACGATCAGCCTGGCCGAAGAGGATCTTTCGACCCACCCCGAGTTCTCACCCTGGCTCTCGACGGTCTATGTAGACGCGTCGCAGCGTGGGCAGGGCATCGGCAGCCGCCTGGTGCAGCGCGTGGAAGAGGTCGCGGCAGCGCAGGGCGTGGAAGAACTTTATCTTTATACCCCGGATCAGGCTCCGCTCTATGAGCGCCTGGGCTGGGAGGTGGTCTCGGTGGAGACCTACCGCGGCGAAGAAGTCACGGTGATGCGCCGCGATCTTGTGGAGATCGTGGAAGAGGGCGGCCGCGGCTGGTTGCAGGTGGAGCAGCCCGCGGCGCAGTAA
- a CDS encoding CapA family protein yields MLFTSYPRARQLTRAALLSLILAALSLPGCLDADPDHPEGWVWEQEEAARDRYFAASIALGGRVIDSQGRPVQGASVVAQEQTAGTDAEGRFLFDDLTRDNTLITIEHADFYSPVLPTQLALPLSTEAVEMGDITLDARSPDTTRLLFSGDVSMGRRFLRSAENPPTDRLPDDDPEALIQVSDPFPGTRNVVQQMRPLFQRADYTIINLETVVTDDPRTPYEDKTYIFFTLPDSLDALSWMGVDYAGLGNNHLYDYFDAGVADTLYHLDQRAIAHSGAGLNAEEAFRAHRKTLGNTPYAFLSMTSIVGSQYAIPTVASDTQGGPANLRDTDAVRAALDRELAEGFVPITIMHAGVEYAAAPSNAVLDRIELARAQGSPLIVAHHPHVAQGFAYEEGTLMAHSLGNFIFDQNRLETLLGTLMQVDMRRGQPHRATAIPVYLKDYRPRHVTGRLADLFVRRLGEASAPFDTPVIARHGLGTILLDPASAESSTRTLSLDVTIDDSGSAILDLRGHAQTDASISALTLPPAITSAKLGHDILLHGDFEDHDIGPERLDPTHWYYAGSSFPCIHETYRGTTALCSTRSSTNTADSVITFRNRIRVDGDATHEPNKDLTLIGYISGQNAGPVTLEARYYASSGDREFPGEFALRAQEGTYGWTAFSYDLSMPPEDPNYPSSLSENARATRFFLHHSPPEAGSGEGVFRIDELALITWRDALDADAAQHIAAPNTAEFIRVSGPPGSYTIEVELTRHHVAP; encoded by the coding sequence ATGCTGTTCACGTCTTATCCGCGCGCTCGCCAGCTCACCCGCGCCGCGCTCCTTAGCCTGATACTCGCCGCACTCAGCCTGCCCGGCTGCCTGGACGCCGATCCGGACCACCCGGAAGGTTGGGTCTGGGAGCAGGAAGAAGCCGCCCGCGATCGTTATTTTGCGGCTTCCATCGCGCTGGGAGGTCGGGTGATCGACAGCCAGGGGCGCCCGGTTCAAGGCGCCTCGGTGGTCGCTCAGGAACAGACCGCGGGCACCGATGCCGAGGGCCGCTTTCTCTTCGACGACCTCACCCGCGACAACACCCTGATCACCATTGAGCACGCCGACTTTTACAGCCCGGTACTCCCCACACAGCTCGCGCTCCCCTTAAGCACCGAGGCGGTCGAGATGGGCGACATCACCCTCGATGCGCGCAGCCCCGACACGACGCGATTGCTCTTTAGCGGCGACGTCAGCATGGGGCGCCGCTTTTTACGCTCGGCCGAAAACCCGCCCACCGACCGCCTCCCCGACGACGACCCCGAGGCGCTGATTCAAGTCTCCGATCCTTTCCCCGGCACCCGGAATGTGGTGCAGCAGATGCGCCCCCTCTTCCAGCGCGCCGACTACACGATCATCAACCTGGAGACGGTCGTCACCGACGATCCTCGCACCCCTTACGAGGACAAGACCTACATCTTCTTCACCCTGCCCGACTCCCTGGATGCCCTGAGCTGGATGGGCGTGGACTACGCCGGGCTGGGCAACAACCACCTCTACGACTACTTCGACGCCGGCGTCGCCGACACCCTCTACCACCTCGACCAACGCGCCATCGCCCACAGCGGCGCCGGCCTCAACGCCGAGGAGGCCTTTCGGGCGCACCGAAAGACCCTGGGCAACACCCCCTACGCCTTCCTCTCGATGACCTCGATTGTGGGAAGCCAGTACGCGATCCCCACCGTCGCCAGCGACACCCAGGGCGGACCGGCCAACCTTCGCGACACCGACGCGGTGCGCGCCGCGCTGGACCGCGAACTGGCAGAAGGCTTTGTGCCCATCACCATCATGCACGCCGGCGTGGAGTACGCTGCGGCCCCTTCCAACGCAGTCCTGGATCGCATCGAGCTCGCTCGCGCCCAGGGCTCTCCGCTGATCGTCGCCCACCACCCCCACGTCGCCCAGGGTTTTGCCTACGAGGAAGGCACCCTGATGGCGCATAGCCTGGGGAACTTCATCTTCGACCAGAATCGTCTGGAGACCCTCCTCGGCACGCTTATGCAGGTCGATATGCGCCGGGGCCAGCCTCATCGCGCCACCGCCATCCCCGTCTACCTCAAAGATTATCGCCCCCGGCATGTCACCGGCCGGCTGGCCGACCTCTTTGTGCGCCGGCTGGGCGAGGCATCGGCCCCCTTCGACACCCCGGTGATTGCCCGACACGGCCTGGGCACCATCCTGCTCGATCCGGCCAGCGCGGAATCGAGCACCCGCACGCTGAGCCTCGACGTCACGATCGATGACTCCGGCAGCGCCATCCTGGATCTTCGCGGGCATGCGCAGACCGACGCGTCGATCTCAGCGCTCACCCTTCCCCCTGCGATCACCTCGGCGAAGTTGGGCCACGATATCCTGCTGCACGGCGACTTCGAAGATCATGACATCGGCCCGGAGCGTCTCGACCCGACCCACTGGTACTACGCCGGCTCGTCCTTTCCCTGCATCCACGAGACCTACCGGGGCACCACGGCGCTGTGCTCCACGCGCAGCTCCACCAACACGGCCGACTCGGTCATTACCTTCCGCAACCGCATCCGCGTCGACGGCGACGCGACGCACGAGCCCAACAAAGATCTGACGCTGATCGGCTACATCAGCGGACAAAACGCCGGCCCGGTCACCCTGGAGGCGCGCTACTACGCGAGCTCCGGAGATCGAGAGTTCCCCGGCGAGTTTGCATTGCGTGCGCAGGAGGGGACGTACGGGTGGACTGCCTTTAGCTACGATCTCAGCATGCCGCCGGAAGATCCGAATTACCCCTCAAGTCTCAGCGAGAACGCCCGCGCCACACGCTTCTTCCTGCACCACAGTCCGCCCGAAGCTGGCAGTGGCGAAGGCGTGTTCCGCATCGACGAGCTCGCGCTGATCACCTGGCGCGACGCCCTGGATGCCGACGCTGCGCAACACATCGCCGCCCCCAACACCGCCGAGTTCATCCGCGTCAGCGGCCCCCCCGGCAGCTACACCATCGAGGTGGAGCTCACCCGCCACCACGTCGCCCCCTGA